The Arthrobacter burdickii genomic interval CACCGGCCAGCTCGAAAGCCACGGTCGCCTTCGTTCGGTGAAGCGCGACATCGCACGCATCTACACGGTGCTGCGTGAGCGTGAACTGGGTATCCGTCCCGAGGTCGAAGCTCCCGTCGAGGAAGCGAAGCCCGCGAAGGCGGACAAGCCCAAGAAAGCCAAGAAGGCCTCCACGAAGGACGAACCTTCCGTGGACACCGAGGCTTCTGAGGAGGACGCCAAATGAGTGAGCAGCAGAGCGAAACGACCGTAGGAACCGAGAAGGCCGTCCACGACGCCAAC includes:
- the rpmC gene encoding 50S ribosomal protein L29, translated to MALGSKELATDQLDGFDKDRLVEELRKAKEELFNLRFQSATGQLESHGRLRSVKRDIARIYTVLRERELGIRPEVEAPVEEAKPAKADKPKKAKKASTKDEPSVDTEASEEDAK